The sequence below is a genomic window from Ipomoea triloba cultivar NCNSP0323 chromosome 2, ASM357664v1.
CTGAGCCCAGAGGCTgtattattaaaacaagaaaaagcCTCTGAAAAACCGAGCTGAGGTAGTGGCCTGGTGGGGCTGTGGGTATGGGGTGGTGCACTGTAATCTATATTGTGTATGGATACTAATATATCTCTAATGTTTTCAGTACACGCTGCTCCAGAAAGGTAGACAGAGAAAGGGGGGTGTTTGTAGTGAGAGAAAGTTGGTGGCTTTGAGGTAAAGTGAGGGGGAAAAAGGGTTGTAACTCTTCCTTTCTTTGTGTGTTTGCAGGTATATGCATTGGAAGAAGCTGAGATTGATTGAGTGCTTTTTTTGAATTCAAGAAGGTTTGTTTTTTGCTTAAAGTTTGAGTCTTTACCCTTATTGTTTCTGGGATTATTACAACTTTTCACAGTGTATTTTAGTCAATGgatttttgtctttaatcctTGTTCTTTTGAATGGAAAAAGGGAGTGAGATTCTGCAGAAAAGGTGTGGAGTGGGGGGTGGGGTGGGAGTGGGGGGAggggagaggggggggggggaNNNNNNNNNNNNNNNNNNNNNNNNNNNNNNNNNNNNNNNNNNNNNNNNNNNNNNNNNNNNNNNNNNNNNNNNNNNNNNNNNNNNNNNNNNNNNNNNNNNNNNNNNNNNNNNNNNNNNNNNNNNNNNNNNNNNNNNNNNNNNNNNNNNNNNNNNNNNNNNNNNNNNNNNNNNNNNNNNNNNNNNNNNNNNNNNNNNNNNNNNNNNNNNNNNNNNNNNNNNNNNNNNNNNNNNNNNNNNNNNNNNNNNNNNNNNNNNNNNNNNNNNNNNNNNNNNNNNNNNNNNNNNNNNNNNNNNNNNNNNNNNNNNNNNNNNNNNNNNNNNNNNNNNNNNNNNNNNNNNNNNNNNNNNNNNNNNNNNNNNNNNNNNNNNNNNNNNNNNNNNNNNNNNNNNNNNNNNNNNNNNNNNNNNNNNNNNNNNNNtgggggggggggggggggggggggtgattATGGGTTTTGTGAGGTAGTTTAGTTTCTTATTGGTGAAAGATAGGAAGGTTTCAATTGCTATATTTGAATTCCATTCTTTCCTATTTGTGATTATTACCCTCTTTTTGTTTCAAACTTTTGAGTGATACGTAGTGGCATTTTCTCTGCAAATTTTTTGTACCTTTAGCTGGAATTCTTCAAAAGTTTCAATCtttaattcatatattttgcAATTAAATTATCTGGAACCTGTTCCCTTCTGTGATGCCTTTTTGTCTTGTAATACAGTTCTTCACGAGGTTGTGTCAGTGCAcaaaagaaatttcaaaaagaaaaagccaATCTTTTATCTCAACTGAGCATTATTTTAAGGTTCTGATGTCTTTTATAAGCCTTTTCCCTTCACACACTGTTCTGTTCTCATCACTTCTCTGCTTGCAACATGTAAAGATTCTAAGTGTCCAGTTTAACACTGTACTCTGTTAGAAAGATCTTTAcccttctctctctttcttttctcCGCATTGTTTATTTCTCTCATTCTCTCTCCATAATTTTCTTTCATTCCTAAGGTTTGGAAATTGAGAGGGAGAGAAGATGGGGAAGGCTACAAGGTGGTTGAAGGGCTTGCTGGGCATGAAGAAAGACAAGGAAAATGTGGATAACTTTTCGAATTATGCAgacaagaaggagaagaagagatgGAGCTTTGGCAGGCCAAGTAAAGATTTAGGGGATGTGGGGTCCCAGATTCCGGCCAGTTTCGCCGCTGACAGATCTTGGTTGGGAGCTTACATGGCCGAGTCCGAGAAGGACCGCAACAGGCACGCAATTGCGGTGGCTGCCGCCACTGCAGCCGCCGCTGATGCAGCCGTGGCGGCTGCTCAGGCCGCTGTTGCAGTGGTGAGGCTTACCAGCCAAGGGAGAGGTGGTGGTGCTGTGTTCAATGTAGGAAGGGAGAAGTGGGCTGCTGTCAAAATTCAATCTTTTTTCAGGGGTTTTTTGGTAAGGCAGTTgcttattattatgaatttctCTGTGCAAAAATGCATTTAATTGTACATTGTAGTACTGGTGATTGTTGTTTGTGATGAATTAACTATGTTTTGAAATGTGTGGGGCCTTGGTATTTAAAAACCATGTTGAACAATGATTCATCCTAGTTTGAATCTGCTTTTTCCTGTTTGCTTCAAATACCAGCAATGAACTTCCCAGACATTCTTAATCAAACGTTTCCAATGTTTTTAAATGTCATGTTGGACTGGCCAATGATAATCCTCATTACCCCCTCAAACATCCCTCCATTAATTGCTATTCGATATTTTGAACTTCCAACATGTTCAATTGGAGTGTTTTTTACGCTTCATTGTCTAACCATGTCCCCCGTTTTCTTTCCTGGATGTTCCCTGTTACTGTTACATATtttgtgtatgtttaatttgctTCAGTGTTCCAAGCAAAGTTCTTGAAACTCGCTTTTCGTGTTGGGTGAGGAAAGCTCTGAAAGCTCTGATTTTTGGTCCATTTGCAGGCGAGGAAAGCTCTGAAAGCTCTAAAAGGATTGGTGAAAATACAGGCTCTGGTTAGGGGATATCTTGTTAGAAAACGAGCAGCTGCGACGCTTCATAGTATGCAGGCTTTGATTAGAGCTCAGGCTGCTGTTCGGTCTCAAAGAGCCCGTCGTTCGATGAACAACGACAACAACAGATTCCAGGCTGAAACGCGAGCTAGGAAGTCCATTGTAAGAATGTGGGATTCGTGTTTAAGGTTCATAAGTTGTAGTGGAATCGAGAATTCTGCCCTGATGGCTGTGTGGTTTTTGTGTTGCAGGAGAGGTTTGATGAGTGCAGAAGCGCGTTTCATAGTAAGAGGCTCTCGACGTCGTATGATGCTGCGCTGAGTGGACTGGACGAGAGCCCGAAAATTGTGGAGATTGACACATACAAGCTGAAATCTAAGTCGAGAAATGCCTGCTTGTCTGATTGTGGCGTGGATGACCAGCATTACTACCACGCGGTCTCCTCCCCTCTCCCGTGTCCAGCTCCCGGGAGACTATCCATCCCCGACAGCCGCCATTTCCACGATTTCGACTGGAGTTTCCTTGGCGACGACTGCAAGTTCCCCACTGCACAAAACACCCCCCGTCTCGGGGGCTCTGGCAGGACGAACGCCCCGCCCACGCCATCCAAGAGCGTGTGCGGGGACGCCTTCTTCCGCCCGTACTCCAACTTCCCGAGCTACATGGCCAACACGCAGTCGTTTCGCGCGAAGCTGAGGTCTCACAGTGCTCCGAAACAAAGGCCCGAGGCCGGGCCAAAGAAGAGGCTCTCACTGAATGACATAATGGCATCAAGAAGTAGCTTTACTGGTGTTAGAATGCAACAAACCCCTTGTTGTTCTCAAGTTCAAGAAGAATATGGCTTCTGATAACAaaatttttcattgtttttagcTTTCTCTCTGCTCTCTTTCTTGTTGCTGCTACCTTAGCACTATGGTCAAGACTTAACAATCTTGTTGTTGCATAGAAATGGCCATTTTGTGTATAGAGAAGATTCATCTATGAAAACAGGCCTTCTTGTTCTCTCAGCTCTATATTATAAATGGATAATTTATAAGAAATATGCCACAAATAGATGTTAtcttgaaattttaatatacttttGGATAAATTGGATTTTATACTCCAATAAATAAGATTGACGGCCAAAAAGGGTTTGTATTCGTTTTAGTAACCTTATCTTTTTTGTAAGAAGTGTTCACTTTTTGTAAAGTGGACTAACATTATCTATGTTTTTGGGAAAGATAGTTTAGGTTCCTACTTAggaaattgtacaaactttttGACAAATTTTGCATTGAAGTGCCCTATTGTTCCTTCTCAACTTCATGGTACtttcatttttcattgtttCCCACTACCCCCAAGTACTTTTGACCAATAAtctaaaatgaataataatagaTATCTTCACAATTTCTGTTCaatctttaaatatattatatgttctatactttcttaaatattttcagcAACCTATGACCACTTCTTTGAAATGATAACCGGAATATAATGACACTATATAATAGTTGGCAGTTTCCAAGAATTATAAAATGACTAAATGCTCATAaccttcaaaataatttactagactaataaattaaattaaagacaaTGTCATTTTAAGAAATCTATTTGGTGCTATTTTctcaaattcaaacaaaaaataataataaaatagtcaTGGTTGGGAATCATGTGCCTCAATTATTTGGtagaataatgagtatatagtTCTGAGGAAGAAGGGTTTATAGTTCGAAAATGTTGATGATGCTGCTGGGTGTTCAGAATATTCGactgcattattattattatttcaagttttcaatTCAACCACTGTACATATTACTTCTTCCTCTGCcacttcaaatttcaaataCTAGATTCCTCCCCTCTGTcactttatgtatatatatatataatcctgatcccacattattcttttcctttttgttttcttaatctTTTAcagttaaaagaaaaacaagatcaagaaatcaataacaaaaataaaacaaagaattcaGGTGATTCGGCAATGTGCTTATGTCTATAGGAACAAAacaattcttttattaattgttatgATAATACATTAAGATTATAAGTATTGCACTTATATGTCATACTGTGGGGTGCTGCCACTGTATTCTCGCACTCCTATAAGTCCCGACCAGGCCACCTCAACAAACCTAGTTCAAATGCGgggaggggggtggggggtCATTGTATAGTACAAGCTATGTTTAAATGCTTACTAAATTCTCAAccattaaaattaacataattgattaaaaaatttgaagtaatagaaaaaaaaaaaaaaaaactttaccaTAACTTTCTCATCCCTAATTGGGAAATACTCCAATTTATCACAAAATTTACTTGTAACAATGATTAGTCTCTGATTTGACCGATTGATGTGTATCTCTTGAAAATTGTAGCTTTGCAACATCAAAGTTCACATTTTTGGAAAAGGACATCATTATGAGGGTTTAGTTGTAAATTGCACCCTATTTGACTGCATCATCACACCCCTAAGCATGCGTCATCATGGACGTTTCGTGCGGACTTTTATGTGGGAGACTCAGACAGACTGATATAGCGACATAGCGTGCCATCTTCAACAATACTGTATTCTCCAAAATGCCCCCATCCCTTCTTCCAAAATCCAAATACGTGATACGTCGGTGGTATAAATATCAACATAATACGGAGtgataattatttacaaaaaagtaATACAACTATGAAATAAGTGGTCAAATAGGTGTAATATTAATTTCGTTTTCATCAACACTCTCTTAATTGAATCTTTCGTaactacaatttattttttatataatttgcaagTTATTACTATACACTCTcggataataaatatttttttaaaactttataattcATGACTGACTGATAACCATCGTTGCACACCTCTAAGTAAGTTTAAATGTCATTGAACTCTCTTGCGCACACCTCTAAGTAAGTTTAAATGTCATTGAACTCTCAACCATCAAGATATATGTAACCGacataaaaattgaaataatcaaTAGCCTTCaatagcctttttttttttttgaatactactaactctattacaatgcaatttttttttttttgaatactactaactctattacaatgcaatatctgttcataactactttctcaacctattgaagcacaagagtcagtattgtggaggctcgaacccaccacctcccgtataaagggaagggtttgatgccactggaccacaaggtccttggcaaaaaagaaaaaaaaaagccttttTTTAGTCACCTAGTAATGGCGATCAATCTAATATGCATATAATAGAATTGTCATGTAAAACTAAATTGATTCATTTGACAATACTacttatatatttgtatgtatttttttttcaaatataatcTATGACagacaatttaaaaataaatgtaagggTGCAGTGGGCTAGTGAGACGTCATGGGTTATTCTTTTGTAATTATTAGCaactaaaaatgtaaaattttgccTGACATTTAC
It includes:
- the LOC116009511 gene encoding protein IQ-DOMAIN 31-like, coding for MGKATRWLKGLLGMKKDKENVDNFSNYADKKEKKRWSFGRPSKDLGDVGSQIPASFAADRSWLGAYMAESEKDRNRHAIAVAAATAAAADAAVAAAQAAVAVVRLTSQGRGGGAVFNVGREKWAAVKIQSFFRGFLARKALKALKGLVKIQALVRGYLVRKRAAATLHSMQALIRAQAAVRSQRARRSMNNDNNRFQAETRARKSIERFDECRSAFHSKRLSTSYDAALSGLDESPKIVEIDTYKLKSKSRNACLSDCGVDDQHYYHAVSSPLPCPAPGRLSIPDSRHFHDFDWSFLGDDCKFPTAQNTPRLGGSGRTNAPPTPSKSVCGDAFFRPYSNFPSYMANTQSFRAKLRSHSAPKQRPEAGPKKRLSLNDIMASRSSFTGVRMQQTPCCSQVQEEYGF